The Panicum virgatum strain AP13 chromosome 5K, P.virgatum_v5, whole genome shotgun sequence genome has a window encoding:
- the LOC120709289 gene encoding U-box domain-containing protein 4-like, producing the protein MEVRPHTARSLVGRLRGAAAACDAAATAAAVAAIRLASKDDPAIRAPLAEAGAVPLLAAQLPAAAGVDAAAALLNISISAREQVASAPGLLDALTAALRTGAAHHAAATVHSLLCAEAHRAAIGARRPLLAALVALLRAPPSTRATKDALKALFAVALYPPNRATLVSLGAVQALFALVITDPRHGIVEDATAVVAQVAGCAESLEAFRWVSGVRILLDLVDPGGAETARARENAAAALLNLVVAGGDPAVAEVLAVGGAEETVRELAEDSAATPRGKAKAEALLRALEGAARRREHRLADFLNGLVQSDPYISSPASASTHG; encoded by the coding sequence ATGGAAGTCAGGCCGCACACGGCACGGTCCCTCGTCGGCCGcctgcgcggcgccgccgccgcgtgcgacgcggccgccacggccgccgccgtcgccgccatccgccTCGCCTCCAAGGACGACCCGGCCATCCGCGCGCCGCtggcggaggccggcgccgtgcccctcctcgccgcgcagctccccgcggccgcgggcgtggacgccgccgccgcgctcctcaaCATCTCCATCTCCGCGCGGGAGCAGGTCGCGTCCGCGCCGGGCCTCCTCGACGCGCTCACCGCCGCGCTCCGCACCGGCGCcgcccaccacgccgccgccaccgtgcacagcctcctctgcgccgaggcccaccgcgccgccatcgGCGCCAGGCGCccgctcctcgccgcgctcgtcgCGCTCCTCCGCGCGCCCCCGAGCACCCGCGCCACCAAGGACGCGCTCAAGGCGCTCTTCGCCGTCGCGCTCTACCCGCCCAACCGCGCCACGCTCGTGTCCCTCGGCGCCGTGCAGGCGCTCTTCGCGCTCGTCATCACCGACCCCCGCCACGGGATCGTCGAGGACGCCACCGCCGTCGTCGCGCAGGTGGCCGGCTGCGCCGAGAGCCTCGAGGCCTTCAGGTGGGTGTCCGGGGTAAGGATCCTCCTCGACCTCGTCGACCCGGGGGGCGCCGAGACCGCCAGGGCCAgggagaacgccgccgccgcgctgctcaacctcgtCGTGGCCGGGGGCGACCCGGCGGTGGCCGAGGTGCTCGCggtcggcggcgccgaggagacGGTGCGGGAGCTGGCGGAggacagcgccgccacccctagAGGGAAGGCCAAGGCGGAGGCGCTGCTGAGGGCGCTGGAGGGCGCCGCGAGGAGGCGCGAGCACCGCCTCGCCGATTTCCTCAACGGGCTGGTGCAGTCGGACCCCTACATctcgtcgccggcgtcggcgtccaCGCACGGCTAG